ACGACGCGACGCCGCAGCGGGTACCACACGCGGGTACGGCGGCGCTCACGCGGCACCTCCGGCGACGATCGCGGTGATCGCGCCGGTCACCATGAAGGTGACGACGGCGACCATCGAGCGCGGCGACAGGCGCGACAGCCCGCACACGCCGTGGCCGCTGGTGCAGCCGCTGCCCATGCGGGTGCCGAACCCGACCAGCAGGCCGGCCAGCAGCACCACCGTCGACGAGCGCACCGAGGCGCCGACCGCAGCCGGCGCCAGCGCGGCCGCGACCACGCCCGCGAGGACCAGGCCCAGCACGAAGCCGAACCGCCAGCCGCGATCGCTGGGCACCGGCGGCAAGAGCGAGCCGACCACGCCGCTGATCCCGGCGATCCGGCCATGGGTGAGGAACAGGAGCACGGCGGCGCTGCCGATCAGCGCGCCGCCGGCGAGTGCGTACGACCACGACAAGGACATGCCGGTCGCCCTTGCAGCGCGAGTGCCAGGGGCGCCCGCCGCCCCTGCGGCGATCTGGCGCCCCGGCGCGCGCGGCAGGTCCGGATCTGCATCGGCGTGAAACGTTTCGGGCCCGCACCGACGTTTCACCGCGTTTCGCGCGCGCTGCGGGCGCGCGTGGATGGCGCTGGGGCCCCGCGCACCGCTGGCATCATGCTTGAATTGGGTCCCGGGCATGCTGATCGTCGTCCTCGCCCTCGCCCTCTTGATCGGCGTCACCCTCGGCCTCCTCGGCGGCGGCGGTTCGATCCTGACCTTGCCCACGCTCACGTACGTCGCCGGCGTCGAGACCAAGGCGGCGATCGCGGCGTCGCTGTTCGTCGTCGCCGTCACCAGCGCCACCGGCGTCGTCGCCCACGCCCGCGCGGGCCGCGTGCGCTGGCGCACCGGGCTGGTGTTCGGCGCCGCCGGCATGGTCGGCGCGTACGCCGGGGGCAACATCGCCGGGCACCTCCCCGCGCGCGGCCTGATGCTGGGCTTCGCCGGCCTGATGATCGTGGCCGCGTTCGCGATGCTCCGCGGCCGACGCGCCGCCGCGACCACCGTGGTCGACCTGCCGATCGGCAAGGTCCTGGCGATCGGCACCGTGGTCGGGCTCGTGGTCGGCACCGTCGGCGCCGGCGGCGGCTTCGTCGTCGTGCCTGCGCTCGTGCTGCTGGGCGGGCTGGCGATGGAGTCGGCGGTCGGCACGTCGCTGCTGGTGATCGCGATGCAGTCGACCGCCGGGTTCCTCGGCCACCTCCAGCACGTCAAGCTCGACTGGCCGTTGACCCTCGCCGTGACCGCGGCCGCGATCGTCGGCTCGATCGCCGGCGGCGGCCTCGCGGGCAAGGTCTCGCCGACGTCGCTGCGGCGGGGCTTCGGCGTGTTCGTGCTGGTCATGGCCGCGGTCGTGCTCGCCAAAGAGCTGCTGTGATCGCGGCGTCCTGAACCGCGGCGCGGGGACGTCCGCGCCGGTGCCGGTGATCTTCGCCTCGGCCGGCAAGGGCATCTTCGGCGTCGAGCGCTACGCCCGGGCCCTGCGCAAGATCGTCGCCGCCACGGCCATTGACGGGGCACCGAGACGATCCTGCCGCACGGCCCGCTACGGTCTGCGGCAGCCCGGCGTGATCAAGCGCAGCGCGCCGGCCTGCCCGAGATGTACTGGAACGGCATGCTGCGCGGCCGCATGTAGCCGCGGCGGCGAGGGGCTCGAGCGCGGCGCCGGGTGGCGCCGCGCGGCGTTTTCGGCCCCCATCGGCTGCAACCGGTTGGCACGGCGCCGCGGCGCCGGGGGTGTTTCACCGTGTTTCACCCTGACCGCGGCCCCCCGAAACCGCCCCGGAGGCGACCGTCCCGGGCTGGCACCGTCCCTGCAATACCGATCGCCATGTTCCTCCGCCAGCTCTTCGACCCCGAGAGCTCGACCTACACGTACCTGGTCGCCGACCGCGCCGCTGGCGTGGCCGCGCTGATCGACCCCGTGGCCGAGCACGTCGAGCGCGATCTGCGCCTGCTCACCGAGCTCGACCTGCGCCTCACCTTCGTGCTCGACACGCACGTGCACGCCGACCACGTCACCGCGGCCGGCCTGTTGCGCGCGCGCACCGGCGCCGTGACCTGCGCCAGCGCGGCCGGGGCCCCGTGCGTCGACCGGCCGCTGGCCCACGGCGACGTCATCGAGCTCGGCGCGCTCGCGCTGACCGTGATCGCCACGCCCGGCCACACCGACGACAGCCTGACGTTCGCGGCCCCGGGCGCGGTCTTCACCGGCGACACGCTGCTCGTGCGCGGGTGCGGCCGCGCCGACTTCCAGAACGGCGACGCCGGCGCGCTCTACGACAGCATCACGACCCAGCTGTTCACGCTGCCGGCCGACACCGTCGTCTACCCCGGCCACGACTACCAGGGCCGGACCGCCTCGTCGATCGGCGAGGAGCAGCGCTGGAACCCGCGCCTGGCCGGCCGGTCGCGCGACGAGTTCATCGCGCTGATGGCCGCGCTCGGGCTGCCGCCGCCCAAGAAGCTCGCCACCGCCGTGCCCGCCAACCGCGCCTGCGGTCAGGTCGCCTGACCGCCCTCGAGGATCCCCATGACGACACCTGCCAGCCCCGACTCGATCCGCCCGGCCG
This genomic window from Myxococcales bacterium contains:
- a CDS encoding MBL fold metallo-hydrolase codes for the protein MFLRQLFDPESSTYTYLVADRAAGVAALIDPVAEHVERDLRLLTELDLRLTFVLDTHVHADHVTAAGLLRARTGAVTCASAAGAPCVDRPLAHGDVIELGALALTVIATPGHTDDSLTFAAPGAVFTGDTLLVRGCGRADFQNGDAGALYDSITTQLFTLPADTVVYPGHDYQGRTASSIGEEQRWNPRLAGRSRDEFIALMAALGLPPPKKLATAVPANRACGQVA
- a CDS encoding YeeE/YedE family protein, which translates into the protein MSLSWSYALAGGALIGSAAVLLFLTHGRIAGISGVVGSLLPPVPSDRGWRFGFVLGLVLAGVVAAALAPAAVGASVRSSTVVLLAGLLVGFGTRMGSGCTSGHGVCGLSRLSPRSMVAVVTFMVTGAITAIVAGGAA
- a CDS encoding sulfite exporter TauE/SafE family protein, with protein sequence MLIVVLALALLIGVTLGLLGGGGSILTLPTLTYVAGVETKAAIAASLFVVAVTSATGVVAHARAGRVRWRTGLVFGAAGMVGAYAGGNIAGHLPARGLMLGFAGLMIVAAFAMLRGRRAAATTVVDLPIGKVLAIGTVVGLVVGTVGAGGGFVVVPALVLLGGLAMESAVGTSLLVIAMQSTAGFLGHLQHVKLDWPLTLAVTAAAIVGSIAGGGLAGKVSPTSLRRGFGVFVLVMAAVVLAKELL